The following coding sequences lie in one Calditrichota bacterium genomic window:
- a CDS encoding EutN/CcmL family microcompartment protein has translation MIFAKVVGSVVATQKDENLYGMKLLLCKEVDHHGRPLDTYHVAVDAVQAGEGDFVLLSYGSSARMTEMTRNAPIDAVVMAIIDDVQIVE, from the coding sequence ATGATTTTCGCAAAAGTGGTTGGCAGTGTTGTTGCCACGCAAAAGGATGAAAATCTCTATGGCATGAAATTGCTTTTGTGCAAAGAGGTTGATCATCACGGAAGACCGCTGGACACGTATCACGTCGCAGTCGATGCAGTGCAGGCCGGTGAAGGGGATTTTGTTTTGCTTTCTTACGGCTCATCAGCGAGAATGACTGAAATGACCCGTAACGCGCCCATTGATGCCGTTGTGATGGCGATAATCGATGACGTGCAAATTGTGGAATAA